The Candidatus Cloacimonadota bacterium genome has a segment encoding these proteins:
- a CDS encoding asparaginase domain-containing protein, protein MLIKIFVTGGTFDKEYNELNGKLFFKDTHLNEILKLGRCKLNLDIQTLMMIDSLKMTNADRNLILQSCKDTEEDKIVITHGTDKMVKTAILLGQNIRHKTIVLTGAMVPYKFGSSDGMFNLGAALAFVQTLPHGVYIAMNGKYFHWNNVRKNNGTGIFEEL, encoded by the coding sequence ATGCTAATAAAAATTTTTGTAACTGGTGGAACTTTTGATAAAGAATACAACGAATTAAATGGAAAATTATTTTTCAAAGATACTCATTTGAATGAGATTCTAAAATTAGGTAGATGTAAACTTAATCTTGATATACAAACACTGATGATGATTGATAGTTTAAAAATGACAAATGCAGATAGAAATCTTATCCTACAATCCTGTAAGGATACTGAAGAAGATAAAATTGTTATTACACACGGAACTGACAAAATGGTAAAAACAGCAATACTATTGGGGCAAAACATTAGGCATAAAACCATTGTTTTAACCGGTGCAATGGTGCCATACAAATTTGGAAGTTCAGATGGTATGTTCAATCTTGGTGCTGCATTGGCTTTTGTTCAGACATTACCACATGGGGTTTATATTGCTATGAATGGGAAATATTTTCATTGGAATAATGTAAGAAAAAATAACGGAACAGGGATATTTGAGGAATTGTAA
- the ffh gene encoding signal recognition particle protein produces the protein MFDSLTERLTKIFSKLKGHGKLSEKDIRTGLREIRLALLEADVNYIIVKKFVKDTEEKALGESVQKSLTPGQQIVKIVKEQLIALMSSNIPEKIYQKNRISKLMIVGLQGTGKTTACAKLALHYKKQNYSPLLVAADIYRPAAIKQLETLGKSISIPVYSEYIKNVTKIAKNSLKFADKNQSNLAIFDTAGRLHIDDKMMNEIKELSNIIKPDEIFYVADSMTGQDAVNSAKEFNTRLNLTGIILTKLDGDARGGAALSIRAVTGKPIRFVSVGEKLSDMEIFHPDRIASRILGMGDILTLVEKTEAAFDQKEAEKLEQKLRKNLFTLEDFLVQLHQMKKMGPLDDILKMLPMANSKFMKNIKVDENNLKQIEAIILSMTKNEREHPDIINGSRRLRIANGSGTSLQKVNQLLKQFDMMKKMMKGMNKGKFKFAKNLMGM, from the coding sequence ATGTTTGATTCACTCACAGAAAGGCTAACAAAAATTTTCTCAAAGTTAAAAGGACACGGAAAACTATCTGAAAAAGATATTAGAACTGGCTTACGCGAAATTCGTTTGGCATTGCTTGAAGCTGATGTCAACTACATCATTGTTAAAAAATTTGTAAAAGATACAGAGGAAAAAGCTCTCGGTGAAAGTGTACAAAAATCTCTCACTCCAGGGCAGCAAATCGTAAAAATTGTAAAAGAACAACTAATTGCTCTAATGAGCTCTAACATACCTGAAAAGATATATCAGAAAAATAGAATATCAAAATTAATGATAGTCGGTCTACAAGGAACAGGGAAAACAACTGCATGTGCAAAATTAGCATTACATTACAAAAAGCAAAACTATTCGCCTTTACTCGTTGCTGCTGATATATACAGACCTGCTGCAATTAAACAATTGGAAACACTCGGCAAATCAATCAGCATTCCCGTCTATTCAGAATATATTAAAAATGTAACGAAAATTGCCAAAAATTCTCTCAAATTTGCTGATAAAAATCAAAGTAATTTGGCAATTTTTGATACTGCAGGAAGACTTCATATTGATGATAAGATGATGAATGAGATAAAGGAATTATCTAATATAATTAAACCAGATGAGATATTCTATGTGGCAGATTCTATGACAGGTCAAGATGCTGTGAATAGTGCAAAAGAGTTTAATACCCGTTTGAATCTGACAGGAATAATTCTTACAAAATTAGATGGAGATGCGAGAGGTGGAGCTGCATTATCCATTAGGGCAGTTACAGGTAAGCCCATTCGTTTTGTTAGTGTTGGTGAAAAATTGAGCGATATGGAAATATTTCATCCTGACAGAATAGCTTCTCGTATTCTTGGAATGGGAGATATACTTACATTGGTGGAGAAAACTGAAGCGGCTTTTGACCAAAAGGAAGCAGAAAAATTAGAACAAAAACTCCGCAAAAATCTATTCACTCTTGAAGATTTCCTTGTTCAACTCCATCAAATGAAAAAAATGGGTCCACTTGATGACATATTAAAAATGCTACCTATGGCAAATTCTAAGTTTATGAAGAATATAAAAGTGGATGAAAATAACCTAAAACAGATTGAAGCAATAATCCTTTCTATGACAAAAAATGAGAGAGAACATCCTGATATTATTAATGGAAGTCGTAGACTTAGAATTGCTAATGGCAGTGGGACTTCCCTTCAAAAAGTCAATCAACTATTAAAACAGTTTGATATGATGAAAAAAATGATGAAGGGAATGAATAAAGGAAAGTTCAAATTCGCTAAAAACCTTATGGGAATGTAA
- the rpe gene encoding ribulose-phosphate 3-epimerase, producing MKLKIAPSLLSANLLNLEREIKNIEKAGADMLHLDIMDGHFVPNLTFGPELVKQIRKTTNLPLDTHLMVTNPAFFIPKFLESGVDYISFHIETNSKYEKLLNAIKKSKVKAGVAINPETPLNTVGKILDYIDYVLIMTVHPGFGGQEFIADCTPKIQELHKIVGKRKIEIEVDGGINYQTAKLVKEAGANIIVAGNFIFNSKNYKKVIEGLRNV from the coding sequence ATGAAATTAAAAATTGCTCCATCTCTACTTTCTGCTAATCTTCTTAATCTGGAGAGGGAGATTAAAAACATTGAGAAAGCAGGAGCTGATATGCTCCATCTTGATATTATGGATGGACATTTTGTGCCTAATTTAACCTTTGGTCCTGAATTGGTTAAGCAAATAAGAAAAACAACAAACCTCCCATTAGATACGCATTTAATGGTTACAAATCCTGCATTTTTTATTCCGAAATTCCTTGAAAGCGGTGTTGATTATATTTCATTTCATATAGAAACCAATTCAAAATATGAAAAATTGCTGAACGCAATAAAAAAATCTAAAGTTAAAGCTGGCGTTGCTATTAATCCAGAAACACCGTTAAATACGGTGGGAAAAATTTTAGATTATATTGATTATGTATTGATAATGACTGTTCACCCCGGTTTTGGTGGACAGGAATTCATAGCTGACTGCACTCCAAAAATTCAGGAGCTTCATAAGATAGTAGGAAAGCGAAAAATAGAAATTGAAGTGGATGGTGGGATAAATTATCAAACTGCAAAGCTGGTGAAAGAAGCTGGCGCTAACATCATTGTTGCTGGGAATTTTATATTTAACAGCAAGAACTACAAAAAAGTCATAGAAGGTTTACGAAATGTTTGA
- a CDS encoding DUF721 domain-containing protein: MSSFTHIGNIIDSLIKDLSHKGFAREIKIGLLWSKAVGSILSKKAQINKLDNNILFVNVENNIWLQELVLQKSKIIHRINKKLLPQDKIQDIIFCIAEKKINI; this comes from the coding sequence ATGTCTTCTTTTACTCATATTGGAAATATAATTGATAGTTTAATAAAGGATTTATCTCATAAAGGATTTGCTCGAGAAATAAAAATTGGCTTACTGTGGAGCAAAGCTGTTGGCAGTATCCTGAGCAAAAAAGCTCAAATTAATAAGCTCGACAACAACATCCTTTTTGTAAATGTTGAGAATAATATCTGGCTTCAGGAATTAGTATTGCAAAAATCCAAAATCATCCATAGAATCAATAAAAAATTACTCCCACAGGATAAGATTCAAGATATAATTTTCTGCATTGCTGAAAAGAAAATTAATATATAA
- the rplI gene encoding 50S ribosomal protein L9: MKVILKKQSEKLGEVGDIVKVADGYARNYLFPKDIAIPATPKNLKLINQLKEAEEKRRAEELKEAEIIMKQIEKTTCTFERLADENGHLYGSVSELDIAKALEEKGLTIDKNDVKMEKHIKDIGNHIVEIELQEDIKGQLKIKVKKQKKENTDEENS; this comes from the coding sequence ATGAAAGTGATTTTAAAAAAACAGAGTGAGAAACTTGGAGAAGTTGGTGATATAGTTAAAGTAGCTGATGGTTATGCCAGAAATTATCTTTTCCCCAAAGATATTGCAATACCTGCAACTCCCAAAAATCTTAAGTTAATTAACCAACTAAAAGAAGCTGAAGAAAAGCGTCGTGCAGAAGAACTAAAAGAAGCAGAAATTATAATGAAACAGATAGAAAAAACTACTTGTACATTTGAGCGACTGGCCGATGAAAATGGACATCTTTATGGTTCTGTGAGTGAATTAGATATTGCTAAGGCTCTTGAAGAAAAAGGATTAACTATTGACAAAAATGACGTAAAAATGGAAAAACATATCAAGGATATAGGAAATCATATTGTTGAAATTGAACTCCAAGAAGATATTAAAGGACAATTAAAAATTAAAGTTAAAAAACAAAAGAAAGAGAATACAGATGAAGAAAATTCTTAG
- the rpsR gene encoding 30S ribosomal protein S18 has product MRYPSKKPTKFKRNKFFKKRFCRFCTNPDWEIDYKNTAILKKFIIESGKIRPRRISGTCSKHQRKLTREIKRARQMALIPYVER; this is encoded by the coding sequence ATGAGATACCCTTCTAAAAAGCCAACTAAATTCAAACGCAATAAATTTTTTAAAAAGAGATTTTGTAGATTTTGCACCAATCCAGATTGGGAAATAGATTATAAGAATACTGCAATCCTGAAGAAATTCATAATAGAATCTGGAAAGATAAGACCTCGTAGAATCTCTGGAACTTGCAGTAAACATCAAAGGAAATTGACTCGAGAAATCAAACGAGCACGACAAATGGCTCTTATTCCATATGTAGAGAGATAA
- the ssb gene encoding single-stranded DNA-binding protein: MAKKLNLPRINHVIVSGRLTRDVDLRYTPSGTPAANIGIASDRSYRDSDGNWQQETSFLRVVAWTRNAEWAAENLKKGSPVIIEGRIRARNWQDKDDKPRTTVEIVASRIQKLEREFAEGEEKPSQAEPTKNEEPTKDEIPF, translated from the coding sequence ATGGCTAAAAAATTAAACTTACCGAGGATTAACCATGTAATAGTCTCTGGCAGGTTGACCAGAGATGTGGATTTACGCTACACCCCTTCTGGAACTCCTGCAGCTAATATTGGTATCGCTTCTGACAGAAGTTATCGGGATTCTGATGGTAACTGGCAGCAAGAGACCAGTTTTCTGCGTGTAGTTGCCTGGACAAGGAATGCAGAATGGGCAGCAGAAAATCTGAAAAAGGGGTCTCCTGTTATTATTGAAGGAAGGATTAGAGCACGCAACTGGCAAGATAAGGATGATAAGCCCAGAACCACTGTTGAAATTGTGGCAAGCAGAATTCAAAAACTTGAAAGAGAATTCGCAGAAGGTGAAGAAAAACCATCTCAGGCTGAGCCAACAAAAAATGAGGAACCAACAAAAGATGAGATACCCTTCTAA
- the rpsF gene encoding 30S ribosomal protein S6, with protein sequence MKRKYESMFILPPMEDEQINENIEKVKKFIAKKKGEILEVKDWGKRKLAYEINNHNEGYYVIITFEFEPNQISSLKNFYKLDENIIRSIVIKRDE encoded by the coding sequence ATGAAAAGAAAATACGAATCAATGTTTATCCTTCCACCAATGGAAGATGAACAGATAAATGAAAATATTGAAAAAGTGAAAAAATTCATTGCTAAAAAAAAAGGAGAAATATTAGAAGTTAAGGATTGGGGGAAAAGAAAATTGGCTTATGAAATTAATAATCATAATGAAGGATATTATGTAATAATCACATTTGAATTTGAACCTAATCAGATTTCTTCGTTAAAAAATTTCTATAAGTTAGATGAAAATATTATTCGGTCTATAGTAATCAAAAGAGATGAATAA
- the pth gene encoding aminoacyl-tRNA hydrolase has translation MKSNRSVKLIVGLGNPGLEYENNRHNIGFVILKELCKKMHVDNFKKKRKYFITKKNDNLFLLPRTYMNLSGIAIRKAVKKYKIALNNLLIVLDDINLPLGKIRIRENGSSGGHNGLKSIIAELSSQEFPRVRMGVGAKNQQESFSSDISLRDFVLSDFTEEEINFLEKPISQSVELITHFLFQNYKKMSDMFSQMNSLSH, from the coding sequence GTGAAAAGTAATAGATCTGTAAAACTGATTGTTGGTCTTGGGAATCCCGGTCTGGAATATGAAAACAACAGGCATAATATTGGATTTGTAATTCTTAAAGAGTTGTGTAAGAAAATGCATGTTGATAACTTCAAAAAGAAAAGAAAATATTTTATCACTAAAAAGAATGATAACCTATTCTTGCTTCCTCGCACATATATGAATCTCTCTGGAATCGCTATCCGAAAAGCTGTCAAAAAATACAAGATTGCTTTGAATAATCTTCTGATTGTATTAGATGATATCAATCTTCCTCTTGGCAAAATCAGAATTAGAGAAAATGGAAGCAGTGGGGGTCATAATGGGCTGAAATCAATAATTGCTGAACTGAGCTCACAAGAATTCCCAAGAGTAAGAATGGGAGTGGGAGCAAAAAATCAACAAGAGAGTTTCTCTTCTGATATTTCCTTAAGAGATTTTGTTCTTTCTGACTTTACTGAAGAAGAGATAAACTTTTTAGAAAAACCTATATCTCAATCTGTTGAACTTATTACACATTTCTTATTTCAAAATTATAAAAAAATGAGCGATATGTTCAGTCAAATGAATTCCTTATCTCATTAA
- a CDS encoding 50S ribosomal protein L25 produces the protein MKINTEIRNTGKKEVKKLRDNEKIPAILYGKGFESIPLVLDYKEFVHSYKESVGHQSFIFFKVNGKEYRTLIKEMQLDPLSRKIIHIDFKEIYSGQEIEVKIPIKLVGDCPGLIEGGIFDMHLRELEIKCLPKDLPDSFEVDVSKLQIGDSIHIEDLLEQLTNVKILHPPSTPIISVILPKAEKVEVAEEVEEIAEEEITEEGAEEKETKEESEK, from the coding sequence ATGAAAATAAATACTGAGATTAGAAACACAGGGAAAAAGGAAGTCAAAAAATTAAGGGACAATGAAAAGATACCTGCTATTTTATATGGAAAAGGATTTGAATCTATCCCTTTAGTATTAGACTATAAGGAATTTGTTCACTCATATAAAGAAAGTGTTGGACATCAAAGTTTTATATTTTTTAAGGTTAATGGAAAAGAGTACAGAACCTTAATAAAAGAGATGCAATTGGACCCTCTTTCAAGGAAGATAATTCATATTGATTTTAAAGAGATTTATTCAGGTCAAGAGATTGAAGTTAAAATTCCCATCAAATTAGTTGGAGATTGCCCAGGTTTAATTGAAGGCGGAATATTTGATATGCATTTGCGAGAATTAGAAATAAAATGTTTACCAAAAGACCTGCCAGATTCCTTTGAAGTAGATGTCTCAAAACTACAAATTGGTGATTCAATTCATATAGAAGATTTATTAGAGCAATTGACAAATGTTAAAATTCTTCATCCACCATCAACACCAATAATTAGTGTAATATTACCAAAAGCCGAAAAAGTTGAAGTTGCTGAAGAAGTGGAAGAAATCGCTGAAGAAGAAATTACCGAAGAAGGAGCAGAAGAGAAAGAGACTAAAGAAGAAAGTGAAAAGTAA
- a CDS encoding ribose-phosphate pyrophosphokinase — protein sequence MYSKLRIFTGNANKELAQKVAKHAGIPLSRAEVFKFSNDNSFVRIIDNVRGADVFIIQPTCMPVNDNLMELLIMIDALHRASAARITAVIPYFAYARSDKKDQPRVPITAKLVANLLTTAGANRIIAFDLHAEQIQGFFDIPVDHLSMLPIFLNYFKPLNLKNIVVVSPDTGGTQRARWLAKGLNASIAIGDKRRQGNLGNLELLNVVGEVKGKTAIIIDDIIDSAKSAINMAKALTKKGATKIYCACTHPVLSSNAVEKIDQSQITECIVTDSIPLGDKKNRSAKLKQLSIGSLLAQAILRVHKEESISVLFKT from the coding sequence ATGTACTCAAAGCTTCGGATTTTTACAGGAAATGCAAATAAGGAATTAGCTCAAAAAGTCGCTAAACATGCTGGAATTCCTTTAAGCAGAGCAGAAGTATTCAAATTTTCAAATGACAATTCATTTGTTAGAATAATTGATAATGTTCGTGGCGCAGATGTATTTATAATCCAGCCTACTTGCATGCCAGTTAATGATAATCTAATGGAACTTCTTATTATGATAGATGCTCTTCATCGTGCTTCAGCAGCTAGAATTACAGCTGTAATTCCTTATTTCGCCTATGCCAGGTCAGATAAAAAAGACCAGCCAAGAGTCCCAATTACTGCAAAATTAGTAGCTAATTTGCTAACTACTGCAGGTGCAAATCGTATAATTGCATTTGACCTTCATGCTGAACAAATTCAGGGTTTTTTTGATATACCTGTAGATCATCTTTCTATGCTCCCAATCTTTTTGAATTATTTCAAACCATTAAATCTCAAAAATATAGTGGTGGTTTCTCCCGATACTGGTGGTACTCAGCGGGCAAGATGGTTAGCAAAAGGACTTAATGCAAGCATAGCAATAGGCGATAAGCGAAGACAAGGAAATCTTGGAAATCTGGAATTGTTAAATGTTGTTGGAGAGGTTAAAGGGAAGACTGCTATCATAATAGATGATATTATTGATTCTGCGAAATCTGCAATAAATATGGCTAAAGCACTTACTAAAAAAGGTGCAACAAAAATATATTGCGCCTGTACCCATCCTGTATTAAGTAGCAATGCTGTTGAGAAAATTGACCAATCCCAAATAACGGAATGTATTGTTACAGATTCAATCCCTTTAGGGGATAAAAAAAACAGAAGTGCTAAGCTCAAACAACTCTCAATCGGGTCGCTTTTAGCTCAAGCTATCTTAAGGGTGCATAAAGAAGAATCTATAAGTGTGCTCTTCAAAACTTAA
- the ispE gene encoding 4-(cytidine 5'-diphospho)-2-C-methyl-D-erythritol kinase has product MRIKKAVKGKGESITDTQKSLAKVNLFLDTIAVRKDGFHEIKTILTEIQLADNLIFSLTENNRIEISCSSNELNDSSNIIYKIACFLKDKYKVKKGMDINLRKNIPISAGLGGGSSNAAVTIKSCNTLWNLQLSKGDMHKIASRFGSDINFFLEGGIAYLTGKGEKVSKIPTNLKVENLLLVNPQIPISSRQAYTRSKIKPERKDKYQRLKDSIKKNDIINISRNLYNSLEEGVFKRYPIIKTIKEKMLNFGAMGSLMSGSGSTVFGIFDSKDKIKSAEKYFRSLDFWTYRTGFFES; this is encoded by the coding sequence ATGAGGATAAAAAAGGCGGTAAAAGGAAAAGGAGAAAGCATCACAGACACTCAAAAATCTTTGGCAAAAGTTAATCTTTTCCTGGATACAATTGCTGTCAGAAAGGATGGTTTTCACGAAATAAAAACAATATTAACTGAAATTCAGTTAGCGGACAATTTAATTTTTAGTTTGACAGAAAATAATAGAATAGAAATTTCTTGCTCTTCAAATGAACTAAATGATTCATCTAATATAATTTATAAGATAGCTTGTTTTTTGAAAGATAAATATAAAGTTAAAAAGGGAATGGATATCAATCTTAGGAAAAATATTCCAATTTCAGCTGGCTTGGGCGGAGGTAGCTCTAATGCTGCAGTAACTATTAAAAGTTGTAACACATTGTGGAATTTGCAATTATCAAAAGGTGATATGCATAAAATTGCTTCAAGATTTGGAAGTGATATCAATTTTTTCTTAGAAGGTGGAATCGCTTATCTTACTGGAAAAGGAGAAAAAGTTAGCAAAATACCAACAAATCTTAAAGTAGAAAACTTACTTCTTGTCAATCCTCAAATTCCTATTTCAAGCAGACAAGCATATACCAGGTCAAAAATAAAACCAGAGAGGAAAGATAAATATCAGCGATTAAAAGATTCTATTAAGAAGAATGACATCATAAATATCTCCAGAAATTTGTATAATAGTTTGGAAGAGGGTGTTTTTAAACGCTATCCAATAATCAAAACTATAAAGGAGAAAATGTTGAATTTTGGTGCTATGGGGAGTTTAATGTCAGGAAGTGGCTCAACAGTTTTTGGTATCTTTGATTCAAAGGATAAAATAAAATCAGCAGAAAAATATTTTAGGAGTTTAGATTTCTGGACTTATAGAACCGGTTTTTTCGAGTCGTAA
- a CDS encoding polysaccharide biosynthesis tyrosine autokinase, giving the protein MEPYPEPIRRPDNIGMEGRQEQEIKLKDYLRITLQHRWLIVIIFLVVVSATAFYTIRAPRIYESSGKVLLELKKKTDLFFPTGGFGRNDLNNQIEVVKSTPIMKGAIEKLRRNPEAASFPILAVTNPEKTLAKSIDVSSGREVDIIDISYKSISPLEAQTAVNGVIDSYQEENLKYERAEVTNVRVFLEKQLDITSKKLAFSEEDLRGYKIQHKVFSLSEETQEMIKNMVEFEAELSIAQTDLQVAEKKLNYLKTELSKLDASLGKEIVSISSPVIEQLRQKLIENESKLAIFLTKKGYTAEHPELVALQQEIDKIKMQMRAEIDKILQVNEDTFNPLDRRQQLLTDIVAGEVDYQTSKAKRDALEKVVEEYSIKMSNLPDAELELARLERAKAINEQVYGMLVTRYEEAKISEEGKISNIRVLERAKLPASPVSPKVKMNILISIILGLGLGVGAAFLLDSLNTKIINLTDVERYVKLPLLGTIPDIPIDERKLEEIENKIHFISDSAEKEKLSIEQRQMTARLVPHYSPKSPIAEAYRTFRTNVVSLPSASSNKTFLITSSGPKEGKTTTCSNLAITLAQMDSKTLLIDCDMRRPMIHNLFYVKRENGLSKYLSDVGIPLSKIVKPSGVKNLDLITSGHVPPNPSELLASQRTERLIEEVKQEYDYIIFDSPPLIAVTDAMILAKKADALVLVIRTGITDRGIIDRGKTLLENIGVTAAGVVVNGIEVKRYYSGYKYYYYYYYYYYTDEDKKGGKRKRRKHHRHSKIFGKS; this is encoded by the coding sequence ATGGAACCATATCCAGAGCCTATCCGCCGTCCCGATAATATCGGGATGGAAGGCAGGCAAGAACAAGAAATTAAGTTAAAAGATTATTTAAGAATTACTCTACAACATAGATGGTTAATAGTTATTATCTTTTTAGTTGTTGTTAGTGCGACTGCATTTTATACAATCCGAGCTCCAAGAATATATGAAAGCTCAGGAAAAGTGTTGCTTGAATTAAAGAAAAAGACCGACCTATTTTTCCCAACTGGCGGATTTGGAAGGAATGACTTAAATAATCAAATTGAGGTAGTAAAAAGCACACCTATTATGAAAGGTGCTATTGAAAAATTGAGACGAAACCCAGAAGCAGCAAGTTTTCCAATCCTTGCAGTAACGAATCCGGAAAAGACTTTAGCTAAAAGTATTGATGTCTCTTCTGGCAGAGAAGTTGATATAATTGATATTAGCTATAAATCTATAAGTCCATTAGAAGCACAAACTGCTGTCAATGGAGTAATTGATAGCTACCAGGAAGAAAATCTTAAATATGAAAGAGCTGAAGTCACCAATGTGAGAGTATTTTTAGAAAAGCAATTAGATATTACATCTAAAAAACTCGCATTTTCTGAAGAAGATTTACGGGGATATAAAATTCAGCATAAGGTTTTTTCTCTTTCGGAAGAAACACAGGAAATGATTAAAAATATGGTTGAATTTGAGGCTGAATTAAGTATAGCTCAAACAGACTTGCAGGTTGCCGAGAAAAAACTTAATTACCTGAAAACAGAGTTAAGTAAATTAGACGCATCATTAGGTAAAGAAATTGTTTCCATCTCGTCTCCAGTTATAGAACAGTTACGACAAAAATTGATAGAAAATGAAAGCAAATTAGCTATTTTTCTTACCAAAAAAGGGTATACGGCTGAACACCCAGAATTAGTGGCTCTGCAGCAAGAAATAGATAAAATCAAGATGCAAATGAGAGCAGAAATAGACAAAATCCTTCAAGTGAATGAAGATACTTTTAATCCTTTAGATAGACGACAACAGTTATTAACTGATATTGTTGCCGGAGAAGTAGATTATCAAACATCAAAAGCAAAAAGAGATGCTTTGGAAAAAGTTGTTGAAGAATACTCAATCAAAATGTCTAACCTCCCCGATGCAGAATTAGAGCTTGCACGTTTAGAACGAGCAAAAGCAATAAATGAGCAAGTCTATGGCATGCTTGTAACTCGGTATGAAGAAGCTAAAATTTCTGAGGAAGGGAAAATAAGTAATATCAGAGTACTTGAAAGAGCAAAATTGCCTGCTTCTCCAGTCTCTCCAAAAGTAAAAATGAACATTCTCATTTCAATAATATTAGGATTAGGACTCGGGGTTGGTGCAGCTTTCTTGTTAGATAGTTTGAACACAAAGATTATTAATCTCACTGATGTTGAGCGATATGTTAAACTCCCTCTTCTTGGAACTATACCTGATATTCCAATAGACGAGAGAAAATTAGAAGAGATTGAAAATAAAATACATTTTATATCTGATAGTGCTGAAAAGGAAAAACTATCTATTGAGCAAAGACAAATGACAGCTCGCCTTGTCCCACACTACAGCCCAAAATCACCTATAGCAGAAGCTTACCGTACTTTTAGAACAAATGTTGTCTCTTTGCCCAGTGCTTCAAGTAATAAAACATTCTTGATTACGAGTTCTGGTCCAAAAGAAGGGAAAACAACTACTTGCAGTAATCTTGCCATTACACTTGCTCAGATGGATTCAAAAACACTTCTTATAGATTGCGATATGCGTCGTCCTATGATTCACAATCTGTTTTATGTAAAAAGAGAAAATGGGCTTTCGAAATATCTTAGTGATGTCGGAATTCCACTCTCAAAAATTGTTAAGCCTTCTGGAGTTAAAAATCTTGACTTAATTACAAGTGGTCATGTTCCACCAAATCCCTCAGAATTACTTGCTTCACAAAGAACGGAGAGGTTAATTGAAGAAGTAAAACAGGAATACGATTACATTATCTTTGATTCGCCTCCTTTAATTGCTGTAACAGATGCTATGATTCTGGCCAAAAAGGCAGATGCACTTGTCCTTGTAATAAGAACAGGTATAACTGATCGCGGAATTATTGACAGGGGAAAAACATTATTAGAAAATATTGGTGTAACTGCTGCTGGGGTAGTTGTAAACGGAATAGAAGTTAAAAGATATTATAGCGGGTATAAATACTATTATTACTATTACTACTATTATTATACAGATGAGGATAAAAAAGGCGGTAAAAGGAAAAGGAGAAAGCATCACAGACACTCAAAAATCTTTGGCAAAAGTTAA
- a CDS encoding SLBB domain-containing protein translates to MKRVILIIVFLILSSGSVNAQTSVTPSAPPSTSAYTYSGTMGDVEQLRIYTYIWGRVRKPGLYIVPDDTDLLALLSLAGGPTEDAKLSKIRIVRPSLNGGENQVIWINIKKFLDTGDKSNIPVLMPGDTIIVSGTVFYGVAKVTDFLSKIAVVLSIYNIYLNIKD, encoded by the coding sequence ATGAAACGTGTTATTCTTATTATCGTTTTTCTTATTTTGTCATCTGGAAGTGTAAATGCACAGACCAGTGTGACTCCTTCGGCACCTCCGAGTACTTCTGCATATACATATTCAGGAACTATGGGTGATGTGGAGCAGCTCAGAATCTATACTTATATTTGGGGTAGAGTTAGAAAACCCGGCTTGTATATCGTTCCAGATGATACTGACCTTTTGGCACTGCTTTCTTTAGCAGGCGGTCCCACTGAAGATGCAAAATTATCTAAAATCCGAATAGTAAGACCGAGTTTAAATGGCGGAGAAAATCAAGTAATCTGGATCAATATTAAGAAATTTTTAGATACTGGAGATAAAAGTAATATACCTGTATTAATGCCGGGAGATACAATAATTGTTTCTGGAACTGTCTTTTATGGCGTGGCAAAAGTTACGGATTTTCTATCCAAAATTGCAGTCGTCTTAAGCATTTATAACATATATTTGAATATTAAAGATTAA